One Cryptosporangium aurantiacum DNA window includes the following coding sequences:
- a CDS encoding FAD-dependent oxidoreductase, with protein MPDFDVAVVGAGPAGSATALWLARAGRRVLLLERSRFDHPRVGESLSPDVNPLLRDLGVTLPGTATPSYGIRSYWGGAASSSHLFSPHGTGWYVDRAAFDRSLASAAVEAGAVLRTGVACVGVTRAAAWELRLAGRGRVRARVLVDATGRAARIGCRLDAERIPFDRLVAVTGFVPAADPPGYGLVETVPAGWWYSAPAGPGQLVVMLLTDADLARSHRLSTVERWRGELGPETAARLGPAAAVSAVGVAGAQGAADGAVGTAGAGLVSGLRVVSAVSQRLHRPHPGADPRRAPWIAVGDAALAVDPITGNGVAGALRSAKAAADTVLALLSGDASEASAAYEAALDRECTTYLHQRLEYYAAEDRWPAAPFWHRRTSPTP; from the coding sequence TTGCCTGATTTTGACGTCGCGGTCGTCGGCGCCGGCCCGGCCGGGTCGGCGACGGCGCTGTGGCTGGCGCGGGCCGGGCGGCGGGTGCTGCTGCTCGAACGGTCGCGGTTCGACCACCCCCGGGTCGGCGAGTCACTGTCGCCGGACGTGAACCCGCTCCTGCGCGATCTGGGCGTGACGCTGCCCGGCACGGCAACGCCGTCCTACGGTATTCGGAGCTACTGGGGCGGCGCCGCGTCGAGCTCTCATTTGTTCAGCCCGCACGGCACGGGCTGGTACGTCGACCGGGCGGCGTTCGACCGCTCGCTGGCGTCGGCCGCTGTCGAGGCGGGCGCCGTGCTGCGGACCGGCGTGGCCTGCGTCGGTGTCACCAGGGCCGCGGCCTGGGAACTGCGCCTCGCGGGGCGCGGTCGGGTGCGTGCCCGGGTTCTGGTCGATGCGACCGGTCGCGCGGCTCGGATCGGCTGCCGGCTCGACGCCGAGCGGATCCCGTTCGACCGGCTGGTCGCCGTGACCGGGTTCGTCCCGGCGGCCGACCCACCGGGGTACGGGCTGGTCGAGACCGTGCCGGCGGGCTGGTGGTACTCCGCGCCTGCCGGGCCCGGCCAGTTGGTCGTCATGCTGCTCACCGACGCCGACCTGGCCCGGAGCCACCGGCTCAGCACGGTCGAGCGCTGGCGCGGAGAACTCGGCCCGGAAACCGCCGCACGCCTCGGCCCCGCAGCCGCCGTGAGCGCCGTAGGCGTCGCCGGCGCGCAGGGCGCCGCAGACGGGGCCGTGGGCACGGCGGGCGCGGGCCTGGTGTCCGGGCTTCGGGTGGTGTCCGCGGTGAGCCAACGGCTGCACCGCCCGCATCCCGGCGCCGATCCGCGGCGCGCACCGTGGATCGCCGTCGGGGACGCCGCGCTCGCCGTCGACCCGATCACCGGCAACGGCGTCGCCGGGGCACTGCGCTCCGCGAAAGCCGCCGCCGACACCGTGCTCGCGCTACTCTCCGGTGACGCGTCCGAGGCATCAGCGGCCTACGAGGCCGCACTCGACCGCGAGTGCACGACGTACCTGCACCAGCGGCTGGAGTACTACGCCGCCGAGGACCGTTGGCCGGCCGCCCCCTTCTGGCACCGACGCACCTCACCGACGCCGTGA
- a CDS encoding LodA/GoxA family CTQ-dependent oxidase, whose protein sequence is MATVYKIHPAIGVARVGNSPDEFFVGPERLRTFPEPPGGYKDDQCRIKRQAARFRIYAHHDDGTVAEVTDAQATINWTVHLANTKAAHPDRGNTESAADLTIDPGPRTLTGPNQRQAFDTGTIRFTGAPVTTVPLGEVRSTPENRLLVLGGSGRSASPAGTALSGHFWASDDWYDDVADGPVTATITLRADGSTPPVTGAWILVAPPKFAPDQDSVVTLYDRITAALVEAGRLPAPATTSYTHDVYPVLQRTRDTGWVEDVRGVHTWTEPVIADALRTRIFNRLITPSGGGGNMPRLNDSTGDGRLTSVQYLHLERWKDKTYRNDWQGVPPPEATVTPDGLDRAALDACVGASFFPGIEAGGLDDTSRPIIDAANYAEPYRLDHNRLGPGALTHVMALPWQADFAACGTRWWPVPRPNAVIRGGRLGQSFTAGVADTATDMVDAWHKLGFVVRQGNQHVEVDRCDTISVNLLTPVLDFEHVPQGLMGMAREAALAITFEVTAANAPVTLEYAPGGAPAHPQLVAFNSSVTVGPTGPSGVATARLWVIYRTGLAGSALPPQRLTVRHVGTSSTWTVTVTGDTVARRTTAVALVLDRSGSMTEDRGDGVPKHVSLREAATAFVDVMLENDGVGLVRFNQDAQALQPVLPLGTGGLSDVNRGRIRDLLSSTELDPDGETSIGDGIAEGRNLLSAAGGDFDGGALVVLTDGLENQERWIADVVGGLTASTYAIGFGQPQNISVPALQALSGNTGAYLLVTGAINSDDRFRLHKYFLQVLAGIAQAEVVLDPDAKLPEGEVERFPFSLVAEDSGVDVVLLTPDPDAVDFRLETPSGQLIEPWRAEVEPGMRHVRSKGVAYYRIALPFEYEQDRFDHAGTWHVVVRWGAPRDERTESPNGTDHSLRYVGSAPADVVPGAPDTDDLPRLARRAVLAAEGVAQVDVPTAAARSGGVPFSLLVHAYSSLTFSAHVTQREFGPGSWVDLDATLVRAGVPLVGWGQVWAEVTRPDTEPLTVALAEDDGGRFTGGFAAHQLGTYRIRIRGRGTTPSGEQISREKTLTAVVWRPIA, encoded by the coding sequence ATGGCGACCGTCTACAAGATTCACCCGGCGATCGGCGTCGCGCGCGTCGGCAACAGCCCGGACGAATTCTTCGTCGGTCCCGAACGGCTCCGTACGTTCCCCGAACCCCCCGGCGGCTACAAGGACGACCAGTGCCGGATCAAGCGCCAGGCGGCCCGGTTCCGCATCTACGCCCACCACGACGACGGCACGGTCGCCGAGGTCACCGACGCCCAGGCGACGATCAACTGGACCGTCCACCTGGCCAACACGAAGGCCGCGCACCCCGACCGGGGCAACACGGAGTCGGCCGCCGACCTGACGATCGATCCGGGGCCACGCACACTGACCGGCCCGAACCAGCGGCAGGCGTTCGACACCGGCACGATCCGCTTCACCGGCGCACCGGTGACCACCGTCCCGCTCGGTGAGGTCCGCTCGACGCCGGAGAACCGGCTGCTCGTGCTCGGTGGGTCCGGCCGCTCGGCGTCCCCGGCCGGAACCGCGCTCAGCGGGCATTTCTGGGCCAGCGACGACTGGTACGACGACGTCGCCGACGGCCCGGTCACCGCGACGATCACGCTGCGGGCCGACGGCTCGACACCGCCGGTGACCGGCGCCTGGATCCTGGTCGCCCCGCCGAAGTTCGCGCCGGACCAGGACAGCGTCGTCACGCTGTACGACCGGATCACCGCCGCGCTGGTCGAGGCCGGGCGGCTACCTGCGCCCGCGACCACCTCCTACACGCACGACGTCTACCCGGTGCTGCAACGGACCCGCGACACCGGCTGGGTGGAGGACGTCCGCGGTGTGCACACCTGGACCGAGCCGGTCATCGCCGACGCACTGCGCACCCGAATCTTCAACCGGCTGATCACGCCGAGCGGGGGCGGCGGCAACATGCCCCGGCTCAACGACAGCACCGGCGACGGACGGCTCACCAGCGTCCAGTACCTGCACCTGGAGCGGTGGAAGGACAAGACGTACCGCAACGACTGGCAGGGCGTCCCGCCGCCCGAGGCCACGGTGACGCCGGACGGGCTGGACCGGGCCGCGCTGGACGCCTGCGTGGGTGCGTCGTTCTTCCCCGGCATCGAGGCCGGCGGCCTGGACGACACCTCGCGCCCGATCATCGACGCGGCCAACTACGCGGAGCCCTACCGGCTCGACCACAACCGGCTGGGACCGGGCGCGCTGACCCACGTCATGGCGCTGCCGTGGCAGGCCGACTTCGCGGCGTGCGGCACTCGATGGTGGCCGGTTCCCCGGCCGAACGCGGTGATCCGGGGCGGCCGGCTCGGCCAGTCGTTCACCGCCGGGGTGGCGGATACCGCGACCGACATGGTGGACGCCTGGCACAAGCTCGGGTTCGTCGTGCGGCAGGGCAACCAGCACGTCGAGGTCGACCGGTGCGACACCATCTCGGTGAACCTGCTGACGCCCGTGCTGGACTTCGAGCACGTGCCGCAGGGTCTGATGGGCATGGCGCGGGAGGCAGCGCTCGCGATCACGTTCGAGGTGACCGCCGCGAACGCCCCGGTGACGCTAGAGTACGCGCCGGGTGGCGCTCCGGCACATCCGCAGCTGGTGGCGTTCAACTCGTCGGTCACCGTCGGTCCGACCGGTCCGTCCGGCGTGGCCACCGCCCGCCTCTGGGTGATCTACCGGACCGGGCTGGCCGGCTCGGCGCTGCCGCCGCAGCGTCTGACGGTTCGCCACGTCGGGACGTCGTCCACCTGGACCGTGACCGTCACCGGCGACACGGTGGCGCGCCGCACGACCGCGGTCGCGCTGGTCCTCGACCGGTCCGGCAGCATGACCGAAGACCGGGGCGACGGCGTCCCGAAGCACGTGTCGCTGCGCGAGGCCGCCACCGCGTTCGTCGACGTGATGCTGGAGAACGACGGCGTCGGCCTGGTGCGGTTCAACCAGGACGCGCAGGCGCTCCAGCCGGTGCTGCCGCTGGGCACGGGCGGTCTGTCGGACGTCAACCGTGGCCGGATCAGGGACCTGCTCTCGAGTACGGAACTCGACCCGGACGGCGAGACGTCGATCGGCGACGGGATCGCGGAGGGCCGGAACCTTCTCTCCGCGGCGGGCGGGGACTTCGACGGTGGTGCGCTCGTCGTCCTCACCGACGGCCTGGAGAACCAGGAACGGTGGATCGCCGACGTCGTCGGGGGCCTCACCGCGTCGACCTACGCGATCGGGTTCGGCCAGCCGCAGAACATCAGCGTGCCCGCGCTACAGGCGCTCTCCGGGAACACCGGCGCCTACCTGCTGGTCACCGGGGCGATCAACAGCGACGACCGGTTCCGCCTGCACAAGTACTTCCTGCAGGTCCTGGCCGGGATCGCCCAGGCGGAGGTCGTCCTCGACCCGGACGCGAAACTGCCGGAGGGCGAGGTGGAACGGTTCCCGTTCTCGCTGGTCGCCGAAGACTCCGGGGTGGACGTCGTGCTACTGACGCCCGATCCCGACGCGGTCGACTTCCGGCTGGAGACTCCGAGTGGCCAGCTGATCGAGCCGTGGCGTGCCGAGGTGGAGCCGGGCATGCGTCACGTCCGGTCGAAGGGTGTCGCCTACTACCGGATCGCGTTGCCGTTCGAGTACGAGCAGGACCGGTTCGACCACGCGGGGACCTGGCACGTGGTGGTGCGGTGGGGAGCGCCGCGGGACGAACGCACCGAGAGCCCGAACGGCACCGATCATTCGCTCCGGTACGTGGGGTCCGCCCCGGCGGACGTCGTACCCGGCGCGCCGGACACCGACGACCTCCCGCGGCTCGCCCGTCGCGCGGTGCTGGCGGCGGAGGGTGTGGCCCAGGTCGATGTCCCGACCGCTGCGGCGCGGTCGGGCGGAGTGCCGTTCAGCCTGCTCGTCCACGCGTACTCGTCGCTGACGTTCAGCGCGCACGTCACGCAGCGGGAGTTCGGGCCGGGCTCCTGGGTGGACCTGGACGCCACGCTGGTCAGGGCGGGAGTGCCGCTCGTGGGCTGGGGGCAGGTGTGGGCGGAGGTGACGAGGCCGGATACCGAGCCGCTGACCGTCGCGCTCGCGGAGGATGACGGCGGCCGCTTCACCGGTGGTTTCGCGGCCCACCAGCTCGGGACCTACCGGATCCGGATTCGTGGCCGCGGCACCACCCCGAGCGGCGAGCAGATCTCCCGGGAGAAGACGCTGACCGCCGTGGTCTGGCGTCCGATTGCCTGA
- a CDS encoding pentapeptide repeat-containing protein, protein MTQQGDSAAGSTATSRQAPKKAASRGATRPVEQLPQEDAEPVRRAGKEAERKVSIPPRPRQRDSWLWALRLVVLGAMVATSRQWGPFGVVAAGVVTVGVITLIVGGATFEPRVQLRVVVSVCVLIVLVFLGQATGVISDEPGGTAKAGGASAAPSPADTKTVQRLKEGAGRGATLGSVVLDGQNLSDTHLDGVSAAGSSFTDAVLNRSSLAGSDLSGASLRGAKLRGANLRGANLTGVDLRDADLTDACLNGADLTGAVLDRAVLRGAAVSGARVDQSTTVRAVAWGTPSQAGTAACLLGP, encoded by the coding sequence GTGACGCAGCAGGGGGATTCGGCCGCCGGTTCAACCGCAACGTCTCGACAGGCGCCGAAAAAGGCTGCCTCCAGAGGGGCAACGCGGCCGGTCGAACAGCTGCCCCAGGAGGACGCGGAGCCTGTTCGCCGCGCCGGAAAGGAAGCGGAACGGAAGGTGAGCATCCCGCCGCGGCCGAGGCAACGGGACAGTTGGCTATGGGCGCTGCGGCTGGTGGTGTTGGGGGCGATGGTCGCGACGAGTCGGCAGTGGGGGCCGTTCGGGGTGGTGGCGGCCGGAGTGGTGACCGTCGGGGTCATTACGTTGATCGTCGGCGGCGCGACGTTCGAACCGCGTGTTCAGCTCCGCGTAGTGGTCAGTGTCTGCGTTCTGATCGTGCTTGTGTTCCTCGGACAGGCCACCGGCGTCATCAGCGATGAGCCCGGCGGCACCGCAAAGGCGGGCGGCGCGAGCGCGGCACCTTCACCGGCGGACACGAAGACGGTGCAGCGCTTGAAGGAGGGCGCCGGGCGGGGAGCGACGCTCGGTTCGGTCGTGTTGGACGGGCAGAACCTCTCCGACACCCATCTCGACGGTGTCAGTGCGGCGGGATCCTCGTTCACGGACGCGGTGCTCAACCGGTCGAGTCTCGCCGGTAGCGATCTCAGCGGGGCAAGTCTGCGAGGGGCGAAGCTGCGCGGCGCCAACCTCCGCGGAGCGAACCTCACCGGCGTCGACCTTCGGGACGCCGACCTTACGGACGCGTGCTTGAACGGCGCAGACCTCACGGGCGCCGTGTTGGACCGTGCGGTGTTGCGTGGCGCTGCGGTGTCCGGTGCGAGGGTTGATCAGTCAACGACCGTGAGGGCGGTGGCTTGGGGAACCCCTTCCCAGGCGGGAACAGCCGCATGTTTGCTCGGCCCCTGA
- a CDS encoding DUF4331 domain-containing protein, whose translation MTTTPQRPPSTPPPGSPPPARRTRLPRRTTAALAAGGLALATAVTGLGPGTAQSSSHREAPLIAADPAVDNTDFYAMASPDTPGSILLVANFQPFEEPNGGPNFYPFATDAAYKINVDNDGDAKPDVVFRWTFKNDDQRKNDTFLYNNGQVTSLDDENLLFKQFYTLEVSYDGGNRYSQTIAKNAPVAPSFVGKASMPDYKALREQAVVKKKNVKAFAGQADDPFFADLRVFDLLYGGDLSEVGEDTLGGYNVNSIALQVPAEALALKNNVKRNPVVGLWSTTERNRVRISGNTKAKLGNDTVQVSRLGNPLVNEVVLPAGLKDAFNALRPDQDADVQEAVDRVTDPELPKLIEQIYKIPAPDAPREDLVEIFLTGIAKAADGPIDVDLNSQLLNRDVNAKKFRASEMLRLNLGNEHNTKPDRLGLLAGDTEGFPNGRRLGDDVVDIAIQVMEGAAQEGKLVDALAAGDKVNENDVRFEREFPFVALPNEDGVNQGGSSPQTDNVAAIDRLGPTGVSLITAVTTTAILCSIAGFVAWYRRRPTTATLPPHRGRRRR comes from the coding sequence ATGACGACGACGCCGCAGCGACCACCGAGCACCCCACCACCGGGGTCGCCTCCACCCGCGCGGCGCACCCGACTCCCGCGCCGGACCACGGCCGCGCTCGCCGCCGGCGGTCTCGCGCTCGCGACCGCGGTCACCGGTCTCGGCCCGGGCACCGCGCAGAGCTCCAGCCACCGCGAGGCGCCGCTGATCGCCGCCGACCCCGCGGTCGACAACACCGACTTCTACGCGATGGCCAGCCCGGACACTCCCGGCTCCATCCTGCTCGTCGCGAACTTCCAGCCGTTCGAGGAGCCCAACGGCGGCCCGAACTTCTACCCGTTCGCGACCGACGCCGCGTACAAGATCAACGTCGACAACGACGGCGACGCCAAGCCCGACGTCGTCTTCCGGTGGACGTTCAAGAACGACGACCAGCGGAAGAATGACACGTTCCTCTACAACAACGGCCAGGTCACGTCGCTGGACGACGAGAACCTGCTGTTCAAGCAGTTCTACACGCTCGAAGTGTCGTACGACGGCGGCAACCGCTACAGCCAGACGATCGCCAAGAACGCACCGGTCGCCCCCTCGTTCGTCGGCAAGGCGTCGATGCCCGACTACAAGGCGCTGCGCGAACAGGCGGTCGTGAAGAAGAAGAACGTGAAGGCGTTCGCCGGCCAGGCCGACGACCCGTTCTTCGCCGACCTGCGGGTGTTCGACCTGCTGTACGGCGGTGACCTGAGCGAGGTCGGCGAAGACACGCTCGGCGGGTACAACGTCAACTCGATCGCGCTGCAGGTGCCGGCCGAGGCGCTCGCGCTCAAGAACAACGTCAAGCGCAACCCGGTCGTCGGCCTCTGGTCGACCACCGAGCGGAACCGGGTGCGGATCTCCGGCAACACGAAGGCGAAGCTCGGCAACGACACCGTGCAGGTCTCGCGCCTCGGCAACCCGCTGGTCAACGAGGTCGTGCTGCCGGCCGGGCTGAAGGACGCGTTCAACGCGCTCCGGCCCGATCAGGACGCGGACGTCCAGGAGGCCGTGGACCGGGTCACCGATCCGGAGCTGCCGAAGCTGATCGAGCAGATCTACAAGATCCCGGCGCCGGACGCACCGCGGGAAGACCTCGTGGAGATCTTCCTGACCGGCATCGCCAAGGCAGCCGACGGCCCGATCGACGTCGATCTGAACTCGCAGCTGCTCAACCGGGACGTCAACGCGAAGAAGTTCCGGGCGTCGGAGATGCTGCGGCTGAACCTCGGGAACGAGCACAACACGAAGCCGGACCGGCTCGGGCTGCTCGCCGGTGACACCGAGGGCTTCCCGAACGGCCGCCGCCTCGGCGACGACGTCGTCGACATCGCGATCCAGGTGATGGAGGGCGCCGCCCAGGAGGGCAAGCTCGTCGACGCGCTCGCCGCCGGCGACAAGGTGAACGAGAACGACGTGCGTTTCGAGCGCGAGTTCCCGTTCGTCGCGCTGCCGAACGAGGACGGCGTCAACCAGGGCGGGTCGAGTCCGCAGACCGACAACGTCGCCGCGATCGACCGGCTCGGCCCGACCGGGGTCTCGCTGATCACCGCCGTGACCACGACCGCGATCCTCTGCTCGATCGCCGGGTTCGTCGCCTGGTACCGGCGCCGCCCGACCACCGCGACCCTGCCGCCCCACCGCGGCCGACGGCGTCGATAG
- a CDS encoding tetratricopeptide repeat protein, with protein sequence MTRTAQPAPDTAARPAADDAVPPDATADDAVPPDATADDAVPPEEAADDAVPPGSAADEAAAPEAVGHGSRRLRAVIVVAVLAVGLLAVGGVVGLRDSSTPASAPAPQTQPESTAALDTAIADAQQRLRRLPRDYATWASLGSAYLEKARITADPSWYPRAEGALRRSLDVRPAPNPAALTGLGALANARHDFPAGRDFAQRALAQNPYSADAQGVLADAETQLGHADAATAAVQRMLDLRPALPALTRASYDLEQHGRVDEATALMRRALATAVDPADIAFCRYQLGELAWNSGDLDTAAQHYDVGHRADPDYLPLYQGRAKVAAARGDLPAALADYRTLTQRSPTPTYLLEYAELLRAADRPTEAATQLALADAAGQLFAANGGSDDLTTVTLALARGKPAEALAAAEREWKRRQFSDVADAMAQALHANGRHAEALRYAEKASALGVRNAHFLYHQGVIEAALGRPDAARRSLSAALALNPHFSPVEAPAARRTLASL encoded by the coding sequence ATGACCCGCACCGCGCAGCCCGCCCCGGACACCGCGGCCCGGCCGGCGGCGGACGATGCCGTGCCGCCCGACGCGACCGCGGACGATGCCGTGCCGCCCGACGCGACCGCGGACGATGCCGTGCCGCCGGAAGAGGCCGCGGACGATGCTGTGCCGCCGGGGTCGGCCGCGGACGAGGCGGCCGCGCCCGAGGCCGTGGGCCATGGGTCGCGGCGATTGCGGGCCGTGATCGTTGTCGCGGTGCTCGCGGTGGGGCTGCTCGCGGTCGGTGGCGTGGTCGGGCTCCGCGACTCGTCCACTCCGGCATCGGCTCCCGCGCCGCAGACGCAGCCGGAGAGCACGGCGGCGCTCGACACCGCGATCGCCGACGCCCAGCAGCGTCTCCGCAGGCTCCCCCGCGACTACGCGACGTGGGCGTCGCTCGGCAGCGCGTACCTGGAGAAGGCGCGGATCACCGCGGACCCGAGCTGGTACCCCCGGGCGGAAGGCGCCCTGCGGCGTTCACTCGACGTGCGGCCGGCGCCGAACCCGGCCGCGCTCACCGGGCTCGGCGCGCTCGCCAACGCCCGCCACGACTTTCCCGCAGGACGCGACTTCGCCCAGCGCGCGCTGGCCCAGAACCCCTACAGCGCCGACGCCCAGGGAGTCCTCGCCGACGCCGAGACCCAACTCGGACACGCCGACGCCGCGACCGCCGCGGTCCAGCGCATGCTCGACCTGCGCCCCGCGCTGCCCGCGCTCACCCGCGCGTCCTACGACCTGGAGCAGCACGGCCGGGTCGACGAAGCCACCGCTCTGATGCGCCGCGCGCTCGCCACCGCCGTCGACCCCGCCGACATCGCGTTCTGCCGCTACCAGCTGGGCGAACTGGCCTGGAACAGCGGCGACCTCGACACCGCCGCGCAGCACTACGACGTCGGCCACCGCGCGGACCCCGACTACCTGCCGCTGTACCAGGGCCGGGCCAAGGTCGCGGCGGCTCGCGGCGACCTGCCCGCCGCGCTCGCCGACTACCGCACGCTGACCCAGCGCTCCCCCACCCCGACCTACCTCCTGGAGTACGCCGAGTTGCTGCGGGCCGCCGACCGCCCGACCGAGGCCGCCACCCAGCTCGCGCTCGCCGACGCCGCCGGGCAGCTGTTCGCCGCGAACGGCGGCTCCGACGACCTGACGACGGTGACGCTGGCACTCGCCCGCGGCAAGCCCGCCGAAGCGCTCGCCGCCGCCGAGCGCGAGTGGAAGCGCCGTCAGTTCTCAGACGTCGCGGACGCGATGGCCCAGGCACTGCACGCGAACGGCCGGCACGCCGAGGCACTGCGGTACGCCGAAAAAGCCTCCGCGCTCGGCGTCCGCAACGCGCATTTTCTGTACCACCAGGGGGTCATCGAGGCCGCGCTCGGCCGGCCCGACGCAGCGCGGCGCAGCCTGTCGGCTGCGCTCGCGCTCAACCCGCACTTCTCCCCGGTCGAGGCCCCTGCGGCCCGGCGTACCCTCGCGTCGCTCTGA
- a CDS encoding VWA domain-containing protein, producing the protein MTTPLGSGADAARPDDTRPDGARPDTTQSDAARRQVLYWRLLAQLFDPSEQPTLESASVAVVDDIGLPAALLDRTVSMDTVLQRFPELTAEIDGLMKPPEPADGEPRDTAAEVRRAAIVSKLLLNVFCTGSGNVTAGQLSTWQQDTGWLERALGHEPGQLRGRSEENGLGETLAEMEGDLIKRMALREVLADPTLAAKLTPSMSLVEQLLRDKSNLSGVALANAKALIRKFVDQVAEVLRTQVEKATVGPIDRSVPPKRVFRNLDVNRTIWKNLTNWNPEDERLYVERLYYRQTARKSTPSRLIVVVDQSGSMVDSMVNCTILASIFAGLPKVDVHLIAFDTRALDLTPWVHDPFETLLRTKLGGGNDGPVAMAMARPKIADPRNTAMIWISDFYEFDRSQPLFEGIQAVHRSGVKFIPVGSVTSSGSQQVNPWFRDRFKTLGTPVISGRIDKLVFELKNFLT; encoded by the coding sequence ATGACGACGCCCCTCGGCTCGGGCGCCGACGCGGCCCGGCCCGATGACACCCGGCCCGACGGCGCCCGGCCCGACACGACGCAATCCGACGCCGCTCGTCGCCAGGTGCTCTACTGGCGGCTGCTGGCCCAGCTGTTCGACCCGTCGGAGCAGCCGACGCTGGAGAGCGCGAGCGTCGCGGTCGTCGACGACATCGGGCTGCCGGCCGCGCTGCTCGACCGGACCGTCTCGATGGACACCGTTCTCCAGCGGTTCCCCGAGCTGACCGCCGAGATCGACGGTCTGATGAAGCCGCCGGAGCCCGCTGACGGCGAGCCACGGGACACCGCGGCCGAGGTTCGGCGCGCGGCGATCGTCTCGAAGCTGCTGCTCAACGTGTTCTGCACCGGGTCGGGCAACGTCACGGCCGGGCAGCTGTCGACGTGGCAGCAGGACACCGGGTGGCTGGAGCGCGCGCTCGGCCACGAGCCCGGCCAGTTGCGCGGCCGCTCGGAGGAGAACGGTCTCGGCGAAACGCTCGCCGAGATGGAAGGCGACCTGATCAAGCGGATGGCGCTGCGCGAGGTCCTCGCCGACCCGACGCTTGCCGCGAAGCTGACGCCGAGCATGTCGCTGGTCGAGCAGTTGCTGCGCGACAAGTCGAACCTCTCCGGGGTCGCGCTGGCCAACGCCAAGGCGCTGATCCGCAAGTTCGTCGACCAGGTCGCCGAGGTGCTGCGCACGCAGGTGGAGAAGGCGACGGTCGGTCCGATCGACCGGTCCGTGCCGCCGAAGCGCGTGTTCCGCAACCTCGACGTGAACCGCACGATCTGGAAGAACCTCACCAACTGGAACCCGGAGGACGAGCGGCTCTACGTCGAGCGGCTGTACTACCGGCAGACTGCCCGGAAGAGCACACCGTCCCGGCTGATCGTGGTCGTCGATCAGTCCGGCTCGATGGTGGACTCGATGGTGAACTGCACGATCCTGGCGTCGATCTTCGCCGGGCTACCCAAGGTCGACGTGCACCTGATCGCGTTCGACACCCGGGCACTCGACCTGACGCCGTGGGTCCACGACCCGTTCGAAACGCTGCTGCGGACGAAGCTCGGCGGCGGCAACGACGGGCCGGTCGCGATGGCGATGGCCCGGCCGAAGATCGCCGATCCCCGCAACACCGCGATGATCTGGATCTCCGACTTCTACGAGTTCGACCGGTCGCAGCCGCTCTTCGAAGGCATCCAGGCCGTGCACCGGTCCGGCGTCAAGTTCATCCCGGTCGGTTCGGTGACCAGCTCGGGGAGCCAGCAGGTCAACCCGTGGTTCCGCGACCGGTTCAAGACCCTCGGCACGCCGGTGATCTCCGGCCGCATCGACAAGCTCGTGTTCGAGCTCAAGAACTTCCTCACCTGA
- a CDS encoding glycosyltransferase: MRILFSGRPAYGHLYPLLPLAVAARDAGHQVTLATGAAFVPRLTALGFATHEVGISVGEAETEATRRHPDGAVIDVMLTMFADILPRRTLADLEPLLAAERPDLVIYEMSDVGAAGAARRAGIPAVSVTIGRSLPVDIRTHAAAGFEWIWNGDVPDEPMLGDACLDTWPPGLADPNTGSVPHRFPLRPVPWSPPAPPWRSPGSPLVYLTLGTVVFGATEVFRAALDGLAQLPVRVVVAVGPGDPAALGPLPDRMEVWRFVPQDQVLRHADLVVHHGGSGTTLGAAAHGLPQLVLPQGADQFANAEALTTQGSGLALLGDDVQPDVVAACARTLLGEPVHRATAQVLRDQIAAMPSPTDVLPTLEAFATA; encoded by the coding sequence ATGCGGATCCTGTTCTCCGGCCGGCCCGCGTACGGGCACCTGTACCCGCTGCTCCCGCTCGCGGTGGCCGCCCGGGACGCCGGTCACCAGGTGACGCTGGCGACCGGCGCGGCGTTCGTCCCCCGGCTCACCGCGCTCGGGTTCGCCACCCACGAGGTCGGGATCTCCGTCGGCGAAGCGGAGACCGAGGCCACGCGACGGCACCCGGACGGGGCGGTCATCGACGTGATGCTCACGATGTTCGCCGACATCCTGCCGCGCCGGACGCTCGCCGACCTCGAGCCGTTACTCGCCGCCGAGCGCCCCGACCTGGTGATCTACGAGATGAGCGACGTCGGCGCCGCCGGTGCCGCCCGCCGGGCGGGGATCCCCGCCGTGTCGGTGACGATCGGGCGGTCGCTACCGGTCGACATCCGCACGCACGCCGCGGCCGGATTCGAGTGGATCTGGAACGGCGACGTCCCCGACGAGCCGATGCTCGGCGACGCGTGCCTGGACACCTGGCCACCCGGGCTGGCGGACCCGAACACGGGCTCCGTGCCGCACCGCTTCCCGCTGCGGCCGGTGCCCTGGAGCCCACCCGCGCCACCGTGGCGCTCACCGGGCTCGCCGCTGGTCTACCTGACGCTCGGCACGGTGGTGTTCGGCGCCACGGAGGTGTTCCGGGCGGCGCTGGACGGGCTGGCGCAGCTGCCGGTGCGGGTGGTCGTCGCGGTCGGTCCCGGCGATCCGGCGGCACTGGGCCCGCTACCCGACCGGATGGAGGTCTGGCGGTTCGTGCCGCAGGACCAGGTGCTGCGGCACGCCGACCTTGTCGTCCACCACGGCGGCAGCGGGACGACGCTCGGCGCGGCCGCGCACGGCCTGCCCCAACTGGTGTTGCCGCAGGGCGCCGACCAGTTCGCGAACGCCGAGGCGCTGACCACCCAGGGCTCGGGTCTGGCGCTGCTCGGCGACGACGTGCAGCCGGACGTCGTCGCCGCGTGCGCGCGGACGTTGCTCGGCGAGCCCGTCCACCGCGCCACCGCACAGGTCCTCCGCGACCAGATCGCCGCGATGCCGTCGCCCACGGACGTCCTCCCCACCCTCGAAGCGTTCGCCACCGCGTAA